In the genome of Panthera leo isolate Ple1 chromosome F3, P.leo_Ple1_pat1.1, whole genome shotgun sequence, the window TTAAGCTATTCTACACTAACGTGTGCCAGACTGGGTTTTTTTagtagtttattttgagagagcatgcatgcctGCAAAAGTGAatggtgggaggagcagagagaggagagaatcccaagcaggctccatgctgacagcagggggCCTGATGCCAGCCTTGGATCCATGAGATCAGGACGAGtcaagatcaagactcagatgcttaactgactgagccacccagccgcccctggcTGTCTTTTAGAAATCAACTGCTGGTTCCGAATTCTAAGAAAATATACAAGTGAAAGAAATACCTCATATATAGTATCTCAGATTTTTATCAGGCTCTTAAGACGGACTCAATGAGCCCAGCTGGATAGAAAGGTCCCAAAGGGACCTTTTAAGTGCTTGGTCACTTACTTGCCCCAATTAACTCTTAGCAGTCCGCTCTTCTGGTTGTCCCTCAATACTTGAAACAGGAACTTCCTAGCAGTAAAACCAAGACAATAAACAGAACGTATCCAAAATCTGTTTATTGGGATAGTTCCCCACTCATGTCGACTCAGGGTGCGTTTAGTGCTGCTTCCGTCTGAAGGAGCATCCTGCAAGGAAAAGGTTCAGAGGTCACCGGACGGCAGCGGCAACGCCGCTGCGCCCCACTGGCTCTCCTCGGACGTCCCGCGGGGAGCTCGCAGTCGCCAGCTCCCGTGTTGCGCCTCCTCCCCCGTCGTCCCCGCTTTAGACTGGAGCGTCCGAGACTAAGAAGGAACATGAGGTTCCCGAAACTTTTCCGGGGCGAGGCGGGTAGACGGAGTCGACTTTCAAGCAAGGAAAGCACGACCCTCCCTCTAAAGCTCGCGACAAAGTGAGGACACCGCGCAGCGGCTCACCTTCTGTGAGCCTTGCTTTTCCTCCTGTCGGCTGGCACAGGACGGTGGAGCAGCCCACACACAGCACCACCGTCTGCGCGTGGCTGAACACGGTGGTGATTTTGTAGCACCCTGCGAACCAACAAGCGGGGAGTCGAGGCCagcccggcccccggcccccggcccccggcccccaccccgcgCCGGCCGCCCCGGGACCCTGagcggcccccgcccccggccctcaCCCGGGCACTTCACGTCCATGAAGTAGGAGTTGGGGCTCTGCACCAGGCGCTTCTTCTTgtgcttcctcttctcctcttccggGGACGGGTGCAGGAGGTCCTTCGCGAGCTGCGGGAGGCAGACGGGCGCGGTCAGGGCGGCGGCGGGCCCCGGGCGGCAGCGGttccaccagcagcagcagcggcagcagcggcagcagcccGCGCCGCCCGGCGTCCGCAGCGGGGCCGCCATCTTACCGCCGCCCCGGGCcgcgcggcccccgcccccggcgccccgGGCCCGAGCCCCGGAGCCCGCGGCCGGCCCCCGCTGCCCGTCCGCGGCGCAGGGGCGCGAGCGCGCGCGGGCGGCGAGGGCTCCGCCGGGACGCGGGCCGAGGAACTCACGGGCATGTTCTCGTGGGCAGGTCGTCACCGCCGGAAAGGAGCGAAAGCGGAAATCCTGCCGCTTATATCCGCCGCCCGCCGGAAGTGACGCGCGCGCGCCCGGCCGCCATGCCGGGGTCCGCGCGCCGCCCGTGGCTGGAGCGGACGCCCCCCGCCCGGCCTGCCGAGGGGGCTGCGGCGCGACcccagccaggccctgccctTCTCGACTTCCTCCGTGTTCCCCAGCTGGTTTCCTTTGCCATGTTAACACCGCGGGAATGTAGACACGGCGGAAGCCCTCGTCCTGGTTCCCACCTCCTCGCCTACCCTCTTAACCGCTGTGAGGTTTTTTGTTGTGTCCTCCCAGCCTTTCTCCTCTGACGGCGGTCCCGTCAAGTACTCGGGTGCTCCCCGCGGCGAGTCCATCCACGACCGCCGTCAGGTcgccccctccccgtcccctcgCGGCCCGCGCGGTACCGCCCACCCTCTGCAGTGCGCGCGCGGGGACGGCCGCGTTGGGACCCGTGCGACACACAGACGTGCCTGGGACAGTGTTTGCTCCTGTGGCGCGGGTGCCGCCCGCGGGGCGTCGTGCAGCCTGGCGCCGGTGAGGGACGGGCGCACTTTGTTCTCAGCGCCCCGCTCGCGGCCCAG includes:
- the RPS27 gene encoding 40S ribosomal protein S27 isoform X1 produces the protein MDSPRGAPEYLTGPPSEEKGWEDTTKNLTAVKRLAKDLLHPSPEEEKRKHKKKRLVQSPNSYFMDVKCPGCYKITTVFSHAQTVVLCVGCSTVLCQPTGGKARLTEGCSFRRKQH
- the RPS27 gene encoding 40S ribosomal protein S27 isoform X2 encodes the protein MPLAKDLLHPSPEEEKRKHKKKRLVQSPNSYFMDVKCPGCYKITTVFSHAQTVVLCVGCSTVLCQPTGGKARLTEGCSFRRKQH